A region of Mesorhizobium sp. M3A.F.Ca.ET.080.04.2.1 DNA encodes the following proteins:
- a CDS encoding NUDIX hydrolase encodes MEGLTMADVDKLDKGLAVRSGPALRPRDAATLILLDRKGNDVRVLMGRRHAGHAFMPGKFVFPGGRTDPADSRIPIAAALHHQDEAKLATGPGRTSAARARAIALSAIRETYEEAGLLIGRKGPFATAKRDWQGFVEHGVMPSLDGLRVIARAITPPNRVRRFDTRFFSAWRSDVAVELPDGGPTNELEELVWLPLAEARKADIPDITRMILEELDKRLARDPLLGPGGAVPFFRLIRNRFVREVL; translated from the coding sequence ATGGAAGGACTGACCATGGCGGATGTCGACAAGCTCGACAAGGGCTTGGCCGTACGCAGCGGCCCGGCGCTTCGTCCCCGCGACGCCGCGACCCTCATCCTGCTCGACCGCAAGGGCAACGACGTGCGGGTCCTGATGGGGCGGCGCCATGCCGGTCACGCCTTCATGCCCGGAAAATTCGTCTTTCCCGGTGGCCGCACAGATCCCGCCGACAGCCGCATTCCTATCGCCGCCGCACTCCACCATCAGGATGAGGCCAAGCTCGCGACCGGTCCGGGCCGCACAAGCGCTGCGCGGGCGCGGGCCATCGCCCTGTCGGCGATCCGCGAGACCTATGAGGAAGCCGGCCTGCTCATCGGTCGCAAGGGCCCGTTCGCGACGGCAAAGCGCGATTGGCAGGGCTTTGTCGAGCATGGCGTGATGCCGTCGCTCGATGGGCTGCGCGTCATAGCGCGCGCCATCACGCCCCCGAATCGGGTGCGCCGCTTCGACACGCGCTTCTTCAGCGCCTGGCGCAGCGACGTCGCCGTGGAACTGCCCGATGGCGGGCCGACCAACGAGTTGGAGGAACTGGTCTGGCTGCCGCTTGCCGAGGCCCGCAAGGCCGACATTCCCGACATTACCCGCATGATCCTGGAAGAACTGGATAAGCGGCTCGCCCGTGATCCATTGCTGGGCCCGGGCGGCGCCGTGCCCTTCTTCCGGCTGATCCGAAACCGCTTCGTCCGCGAAGTCCTTTAG
- a CDS encoding DUF983 domain-containing protein codes for MEQQVFGGEHHSGRVARPLWAAMKRGMLGRCPHCGKGKLFRGFAKTLDVCEVCGEELHHHRADDLPAYLVIVIVGHIVVGGFMGVEATSTLTMWQHVLIWVPMTILLAVALLQPVKGAVIGLQWALYMHGFGGEKDEFEPHSRA; via the coding sequence ATGGAGCAACAGGTTTTTGGCGGCGAACATCATTCGGGCCGCGTCGCGCGTCCGCTGTGGGCGGCGATGAAGCGCGGCATGCTCGGCCGCTGCCCGCATTGCGGCAAAGGCAAACTGTTTCGCGGCTTCGCCAAGACCCTGGACGTATGCGAGGTCTGCGGCGAGGAGCTTCACCATCACCGTGCCGACGACCTGCCCGCCTATCTGGTGATCGTCATCGTCGGCCACATCGTGGTCGGCGGCTTCATGGGCGTCGAGGCAACCTCGACGCTCACCATGTGGCAACACGTCCTGATCTGGGTGCCGATGACCATCCTCCTTGCGGTTGCGCTCCTGCAACCGGTCAAAGGCGCCGTCATCGGTCTGCAATGGGCGCTCTATATGCACGGATTCGGCGGCGAAAAGGATGAGTTCGAGCCACATTCGCGCGCCTGA
- the rnr gene encoding ribonuclease R codes for MARRISGRSHGDPRSADTRAKVVKDDYRPSRDEVLRYIAENPDRSGKRDIAKAFALRGEDRIWLKDLLRDLQDEGLLTKGRKRLTRAGALPHVAVLDIVGRDDDGVLLANPSEYSGAGSPPVIAIRISRGANGPVPGIGDRVLAKTFPTEDPTGPAYTGRVMKIFEKRSDAVLGVFRVLKDGTFRIEPVERRQPELVVEKEFQNGAKNGDLVEVEPARASRYGLPRAKVLAVLGSLTSEKAVSMIAIHAHDIPHIFPADVIAEADAVKPATLAGREDWRDLPLITIDPADAKDHDDAVFATPDSDEKNVGGVIVTVAIADVAAYVRYGTALDREALKRGNSVYFPDRVVPMLPERISNDLCSLREGEDRPAIAVRMTFSAEGRKLRHSFHRVMMKSAAKLAYPQAQAAIDGAPDAKTKPILDAVLKPLWDAYAVLKRGRDARQPLELDLPERKILLKEDGTVDRVVVPERLDAHKLIEEFMIQANVAAAETLEGKKEPLVYRIHDSPSLAKQESLREFLHTLGLSLARGAQMRPGQFNGILERVRGADNEALVNEVVLRSQSQAEYSPKNIGHFGLNLKRYAHFTSPIRRYADLIVHRGLIAALGLGPGGLTQAEADRLEEVGALISATERRALAAERDTVDRLIAAYLAERINDTFDARISGVTKAGLFVQLPQYGADGFIPVSSLNGDYYIYDETARSLFGERTGKGYQLADRVEVRLREVAPMAGAMRFEMLTDPKPLPGSRRSFHKAKGRARASQSRFGPRGRRR; via the coding sequence GTGGCGCGCAGGATCTCCGGAAGAAGCCACGGCGATCCGCGCAGCGCCGACACGAGGGCGAAGGTCGTCAAGGACGACTACCGGCCCTCCCGCGACGAAGTCCTGCGCTACATCGCCGAGAACCCCGATCGTTCCGGAAAACGCGACATCGCCAAGGCTTTCGCGCTGCGCGGCGAGGACCGCATCTGGCTGAAAGACCTTTTGCGCGACCTGCAGGACGAAGGGCTGCTGACAAAGGGCCGCAAGCGTCTCACTCGCGCGGGCGCGCTGCCCCATGTCGCTGTGCTCGACATTGTCGGCCGCGATGACGACGGCGTGCTGCTGGCCAATCCGAGCGAATATTCCGGCGCCGGCTCGCCGCCGGTCATCGCCATCCGCATCTCGCGCGGCGCAAACGGCCCTGTGCCCGGCATCGGCGACCGCGTGCTGGCCAAGACCTTCCCGACTGAGGATCCCACAGGCCCAGCCTACACCGGGCGCGTGATGAAGATCTTCGAGAAGCGCAGCGACGCTGTGCTCGGTGTCTTCCGCGTGCTGAAGGACGGTACTTTCCGCATCGAGCCGGTGGAAAGGCGTCAGCCTGAACTGGTGGTCGAGAAGGAATTCCAGAACGGCGCCAAGAATGGCGACCTTGTCGAGGTCGAGCCGGCTCGCGCGTCGCGATACGGCCTCCCGCGCGCCAAGGTGCTGGCGGTGCTGGGTTCGCTCACCAGCGAGAAGGCGGTCTCGATGATCGCCATCCATGCTCACGACATCCCGCACATCTTTCCTGCCGACGTCATCGCGGAAGCCGACGCGGTCAAGCCGGCGACACTTGCCGGGCGCGAGGACTGGCGCGACCTGCCGCTGATCACCATCGACCCGGCCGACGCCAAGGACCATGACGACGCGGTCTTCGCCACGCCCGACAGCGATGAGAAGAATGTCGGCGGGGTTATCGTCACGGTGGCGATCGCGGACGTCGCCGCTTATGTCCGCTACGGCACGGCGCTCGATCGCGAGGCGCTGAAGCGCGGCAATTCGGTCTATTTTCCTGACCGCGTCGTGCCGATGCTGCCGGAGCGCATCTCGAATGACCTCTGTTCGCTGCGGGAAGGTGAGGATCGGCCGGCAATCGCCGTGCGCATGACCTTTTCCGCAGAAGGCCGCAAGCTCAGGCACTCCTTCCACCGCGTCATGATGAAGTCGGCCGCCAAGCTCGCCTATCCGCAGGCGCAGGCCGCGATCGACGGCGCGCCCGATGCCAAGACAAAGCCGATCCTCGACGCCGTGCTGAAGCCGCTGTGGGACGCCTATGCCGTGCTGAAGCGCGGCCGCGATGCCCGTCAGCCGCTGGAACTCGACCTGCCGGAACGCAAGATCCTGCTCAAGGAGGACGGCACGGTCGACCGCGTCGTCGTTCCGGAGCGCCTCGATGCCCACAAGCTGATCGAGGAGTTCATGATCCAGGCCAATGTCGCGGCCGCCGAGACGCTTGAAGGCAAGAAGGAGCCTCTGGTCTATCGCATCCACGACTCGCCGTCGCTCGCCAAGCAGGAATCGCTGCGCGAGTTCCTGCACACCCTCGGCTTGTCGCTGGCGCGCGGCGCGCAGATGCGGCCGGGACAGTTCAACGGCATACTCGAGCGTGTGCGCGGCGCCGACAACGAGGCGCTGGTCAACGAGGTGGTGCTGCGCTCGCAAAGCCAGGCCGAATATTCGCCGAAGAACATCGGCCATTTCGGCCTTAACCTGAAGCGCTATGCGCATTTCACCTCGCCGATCCGCCGCTATGCCGACTTGATCGTGCATCGTGGACTGATTGCCGCGCTCGGCCTCGGCCCGGGCGGCCTGACGCAGGCCGAAGCCGATCGGCTGGAGGAAGTCGGCGCGCTGATCTCCGCGACGGAACGCCGCGCCCTGGCAGCCGAGCGCGACACAGTAGACCGGCTGATCGCCGCTTATCTCGCCGAGCGCATCAACGATACCTTCGACGCGCGCATCTCGGGCGTCACCAAGGCGGGACTTTTTGTCCAATTGCCGCAGTATGGCGCAGATGGTTTCATTCCGGTGTCAAGTCTGAACGGCGATTACTATATCTACGACGAAACCGCTCGATCGCTGTTCGGAGAACGCACCGGCAAAGGGTATCAGCTTGCCGACCGCGTCGAGGTTCGGCTGCGTGAGGTCGCGCCCATGGCCGGCGCGATGCGTTTCGAGATGCTGACCGACCCGAAGCCTTTGCCGGGCTCGCGTCGGTCGTTTCACAAGGCCAAGGGCCGCGCCCGCGCGTCGCAATCGCGTTTCGGGCCGCGCGGCAGGAGAAGATGA
- the topA gene encoding type I DNA topoisomerase, which translates to MDVVVVESPAKAKTINKYLGRNYKVLASFGHVRDLPAKDGSVRPDEDFAMSWSVDTASGKRLADIAKAVKDADGLILATDPDREGEAISWHVLEVLKQKRALKDKPVSRVVFNAITKASVMEAMAHPRQIDAPLVDAYLARRALDYLVGFTLSPVLWRKLPGARSAGRVQSVALRLVCDRESEIERFIREEYWQIAAILGTPRNDSFEARLTAYAGKKLQKLDIANKAQADDIKAMLEGAVFKAMSVEAKPTKRNPGPPFTTSTLQQAASSRLGFSANRTMQVAQKLYEGMDVGGETAGLITYMRTDGVQMAPEAIAAARDAIASEFGAKYLPENPRYYSAKAKNAQEAHEAIRPTDFKRTPASVRQYLDADQARLYELIWKRAIASQMQPAEIERTTVEIEAVNSARTAELRAVGSVVRFDGFIAAYTDQKDEDEEDEESRRLPEIRAGEQLARQSINATQHTTEPPPRYSEASLIKKLEELGIGRPSTYTAILKTLEDRDYVAIDRRKLVPQAKGRLLSAFLESFFERYVEYDFTASLEEKLDEISDGKLAWKDVLRDFWKEFSGAVDDIKELRVTDVLDALNDELAPLVFPEREDGSNPRICPKCGSGNLSLKLGKFGAFVGCSNYPECSYTRQLGDAANPNGENGNGEDGVKLLGKDPYTAEEITLRSGRFGPYIQRGEGKDAKRSSLPKGWTAESIDHEKALALLALPRDVGKHPETGKMISAGLGRYGPFVLHDGTYANLESIEDVFSIGLNRAVSVIAEKQQKGKAGRNGATPAALKELGDHPDGGGKIVVRDGRYGPYVNYGKVNATLPKGKDPQSVTMEEALALIADKEAKGGGGKKPFRKAAKKG; encoded by the coding sequence ATGGACGTCGTCGTCGTCGAATCGCCGGCCAAGGCAAAGACAATCAATAAATATCTCGGCAGGAACTATAAGGTCCTGGCCTCGTTCGGCCATGTCCGCGACTTGCCGGCCAAGGACGGCTCGGTGCGCCCGGACGAGGACTTCGCCATGTCCTGGTCAGTCGACACCGCCTCCGGCAAGCGGCTTGCGGACATCGCCAAGGCTGTCAAGGACGCCGACGGGCTGATCCTCGCCACCGACCCGGACCGCGAGGGCGAGGCGATCTCCTGGCATGTTCTGGAAGTGCTCAAACAGAAGCGCGCGCTGAAGGACAAGCCGGTCAGCCGTGTCGTTTTCAACGCCATCACCAAGGCTTCGGTGATGGAGGCGATGGCGCATCCGCGCCAGATCGATGCGCCGCTGGTCGACGCCTATCTCGCCCGCCGCGCGCTCGATTATCTCGTCGGCTTCACGCTTTCGCCGGTGCTGTGGCGCAAGCTGCCTGGCGCTCGCTCTGCCGGCCGCGTGCAGTCGGTGGCCCTGCGCCTGGTCTGCGACCGCGAATCCGAGATCGAACGCTTCATCCGCGAGGAATACTGGCAAATCGCCGCCATCCTCGGCACGCCGCGCAACGACAGCTTCGAGGCCCGGCTGACCGCCTATGCCGGCAAGAAGCTGCAAAAGCTCGACATCGCCAACAAGGCGCAGGCCGACGACATCAAGGCGATGCTGGAGGGCGCTGTCTTCAAGGCGATGTCGGTCGAAGCCAAGCCGACCAAGCGCAATCCCGGCCCGCCCTTCACCACCTCGACGCTGCAGCAGGCCGCTTCGTCGCGGCTGGGCTTCTCGGCCAACCGGACCATGCAGGTCGCGCAGAAGCTTTACGAAGGCATGGATGTCGGCGGCGAGACCGCCGGTCTCATCACCTATATGCGAACCGACGGCGTGCAGATGGCGCCGGAGGCGATTGCTGCGGCGCGTGATGCTATCGCCAGCGAGTTCGGCGCGAAATACCTGCCCGAAAACCCGCGCTATTATTCGGCCAAGGCGAAGAACGCCCAGGAAGCGCACGAGGCGATCCGCCCGACCGATTTCAAGCGCACGCCGGCTTCCGTCCGGCAATATCTCGATGCCGACCAGGCGCGGCTTTATGAACTGATCTGGAAGCGCGCCATCGCCAGCCAGATGCAGCCGGCCGAGATCGAGCGCACCACGGTCGAGATCGAGGCGGTCAACAGCGCCCGCACCGCCGAGCTTCGCGCGGTCGGCTCGGTCGTGCGCTTCGATGGCTTCATCGCCGCCTATACCGACCAGAAGGACGAGGACGAGGAGGACGAGGAGAGCCGCCGCCTGCCCGAGATCCGCGCCGGCGAACAGCTTGCCCGGCAATCGATCAACGCCACCCAGCACACGACCGAGCCGCCGCCGCGCTATTCCGAGGCGTCGCTGATCAAGAAGCTGGAAGAGCTCGGCATCGGCCGGCCGTCTACCTACACGGCGATCCTGAAGACGCTGGAGGACCGCGACTATGTCGCCATCGATCGGCGCAAGCTGGTGCCGCAGGCCAAGGGGCGCTTGCTCTCCGCCTTCCTCGAAAGCTTCTTCGAGCGCTATGTCGAATATGACTTCACCGCCTCGCTCGAGGAAAAGCTCGACGAGATCTCCGACGGCAAGCTCGCCTGGAAGGACGTTCTGCGCGACTTCTGGAAGGAATTTTCCGGCGCGGTCGACGACATCAAGGAACTGCGCGTCACCGACGTGCTCGACGCTCTCAACGACGAACTGGCGCCGCTGGTGTTCCCGGAGCGTGAAGACGGCTCCAACCCGCGCATCTGCCCGAAATGCGGCTCAGGCAACCTGTCGCTGAAGCTCGGCAAGTTCGGCGCCTTCGTCGGTTGCTCGAACTATCCCGAATGCTCCTACACCCGCCAGCTCGGCGACGCCGCCAACCCGAACGGCGAGAACGGCAACGGCGAGGACGGCGTCAAGCTGCTCGGCAAGGATCCGTACACTGCCGAAGAGATCACGCTGCGCAGTGGCCGTTTCGGCCCCTATATCCAGCGCGGCGAAGGCAAGGACGCCAAGCGCTCCAGCCTCCCCAAGGGCTGGACGGCCGAGTCGATCGATCATGAGAAGGCGCTCGCCCTGCTGGCATTGCCGCGCGATGTCGGCAAGCATCCGGAAACCGGCAAGATGATCTCGGCCGGCCTCGGCCGCTACGGCCCCTTCGTGCTGCATGATGGCACCTATGCCAATCTGGAAAGCATCGAGGACGTGTTCTCGATCGGTTTGAACCGCGCCGTCTCGGTGATCGCCGAGAAGCAGCAGAAGGGCAAGGCAGGCCGCAACGGCGCGACACCCGCGGCGTTGAAGGAATTGGGCGACCATCCCGACGGCGGCGGCAAGATCGTCGTGCGCGACGGGCGTTACGGTCCCTATGTCAATTACGGCAAGGTCAATGCGACGCTGCCGAAGGGCAAGGACCCGCAATCGGTAACCATGGAAGAGGCGCTCGCATTGATCGCCGACAAGGAAGCCAAGGGCGGAGGCGGCAAGAAGCCCTTCCGCAAGGCAGCGAAGAAAGGATAG
- a CDS encoding cytochrome c biogenesis CcdA family protein, with product MALDIGYVSAVGAGAVSFLSPCVLPLVPPYLCYMAGVSVDDFRGNQGVTAREGARSALLYASLAFVLGFSTVFVALGAGASTIGRLLRVWQEPLAMVAGALIIVMGLNFLGVLRIPLLSREARFQSQGKPANLVAAYVMGLAFAFGWTPCIGPVLGPILTLAGGRETVGEGALLLAAYSLGLGVPFLIAALFSGAFMRFLGKFRVHLGRVEKAIGALLVVAGVFFLTGGVQSASYWLLENFPALGRLG from the coding sequence ATGGCATTGGACATCGGCTATGTCAGCGCGGTCGGGGCAGGGGCGGTGTCGTTCCTGTCGCCCTGCGTGCTGCCCCTGGTGCCGCCCTATCTCTGCTATATGGCCGGCGTTTCGGTCGACGATTTCCGCGGCAATCAAGGCGTGACGGCGCGGGAAGGCGCGCGCAGCGCGCTGCTCTACGCTTCGCTTGCCTTCGTGCTCGGCTTCTCCACCGTCTTCGTTGCGCTCGGCGCAGGCGCCTCCACCATCGGCAGGCTGCTGCGCGTCTGGCAGGAACCGCTGGCGATGGTGGCGGGCGCGCTGATCATCGTCATGGGGCTGAATTTCCTCGGCGTCCTGCGCATTCCGCTCCTGTCGCGCGAGGCGCGGTTCCAGTCGCAAGGCAAGCCGGCCAACCTGGTTGCGGCCTATGTGATGGGCTTGGCGTTCGCCTTTGGCTGGACGCCCTGCATCGGCCCAGTGCTTGGGCCGATCCTGACGCTGGCCGGCGGACGCGAGACGGTGGGAGAAGGCGCGCTGCTGCTCGCGGCCTATTCGCTCGGGCTCGGTGTCCCCTTCCTGATCGCGGCGCTGTTTTCCGGCGCCTTCATGCGATTCCTGGGAAAATTCCGCGTCCATCTCGGTCGCGTCGAGAAGGCGATCGGCGCGCTGCTGGTCGTGGCCGGCGTGTTCTTCCTCACCGGCGGCGTGCAGAGCGCGTCCTACTGGCTGCTGGAAAATTTTCCGGCGCTGGGACGGCTGGGGTGA
- a CDS encoding adenylate/guanylate cyclase domain-containing protein, producing the protein MDTMRVARLEVGRTWTRGGPHAGAWPNGALTTQRHLAAILACDVVGYSRLIERDERGTLERLKIYRKDLLEPLVSEHRGRIVKLTGDGMLCEFASVVNAVTSAMAIQQALAEHEEQTPEEERIRLRIGVNLGDVVCEEDGDLYGDGVNIAARLESIADPGAVVVSGTAYDHLQGKLDCGFTPLGDVRLKNIERPVRAYRVETDAGASAAAPPPLPEKPSIAVLPFTNMSGDPDQEYFADGLVEDIITGLSRVNSFFVIARNSSFTYKGRAVDLRQVGRELGVRYVLEGSIRRAGSRVRISGQLVDAISGHHVWTGRFEGEVSDIFDLQDKVTESVVGAVEPSIRLEEIKQARMKPTDYISAYDLYLRALPRFYSMTREGFADVRRLTNEALSIDPGFNLAKALGAYIRSLSVSQCWHEPDDTRVAARMAREVLAEARDDPTSLRFAAQVIAYSAKEYEMALGTIERSLLLNPNSAQGHTGCGWVNAHASRPLVAIKHFHRAMRLSPVDPEKGIALSGIGMSYLMLERYKEALAWGERALHEMPNYGSSHRVVIMALVKLNRLEEAQAAAQRLMEAFPTYTLTLQRQINPWLDKVFAERYVEALGIAGVPE; encoded by the coding sequence ATGGATACCATGCGCGTGGCGCGTCTGGAAGTTGGCAGGACATGGACGCGGGGCGGCCCGCATGCAGGCGCTTGGCCGAACGGTGCATTGACCACGCAGCGCCACCTCGCAGCCATCCTGGCGTGCGACGTCGTCGGCTATTCGCGCCTTATTGAGCGTGACGAACGCGGCACGCTCGAGCGGCTGAAGATCTACCGCAAGGACCTTCTCGAACCGCTGGTCTCCGAGCACCGGGGTCGCATCGTCAAGCTCACCGGCGACGGCATGCTTTGCGAGTTCGCGAGCGTCGTCAACGCGGTGACCTCGGCGATGGCGATCCAGCAGGCCCTGGCAGAACACGAGGAGCAGACGCCCGAGGAAGAGCGGATTCGCCTGCGCATCGGCGTCAATCTCGGCGACGTGGTCTGCGAGGAGGACGGCGACCTCTACGGCGACGGGGTCAACATCGCGGCCCGCCTCGAAAGCATCGCCGATCCCGGCGCCGTGGTCGTCTCGGGCACTGCCTACGACCACCTTCAGGGCAAGCTCGACTGCGGCTTCACGCCGCTCGGCGACGTGCGCCTCAAGAACATCGAACGGCCTGTGCGCGCCTACCGCGTCGAGACCGACGCCGGCGCCTCGGCGGCTGCACCGCCTCCCCTGCCCGAGAAACCCTCGATCGCGGTTCTGCCTTTCACCAACATGAGCGGCGACCCCGACCAGGAATACTTCGCGGACGGGCTGGTGGAGGACATCATCACGGGATTGAGCCGGGTGAACTCCTTCTTCGTGATCGCCCGCAACTCGTCCTTCACCTACAAGGGCCGGGCGGTAGACCTGCGCCAGGTCGGGCGCGAGCTGGGCGTCCGCTACGTGCTCGAAGGCAGCATCCGCAGAGCAGGATCGCGGGTGCGCATCAGTGGGCAGTTGGTGGATGCGATCAGCGGACACCATGTCTGGACCGGCCGCTTCGAGGGCGAGGTGAGCGACATTTTCGACCTGCAGGACAAGGTGACGGAGAGCGTCGTCGGCGCTGTCGAGCCGAGCATCCGGCTGGAGGAGATCAAGCAGGCGCGCATGAAGCCGACCGACTACATCAGCGCCTACGACCTCTATCTTCGCGCGCTGCCGCGCTTCTACAGCATGACGCGCGAGGGCTTTGCCGACGTGCGCCGGCTCACCAACGAGGCGCTCAGCATCGACCCCGGTTTCAACCTGGCGAAGGCACTCGGCGCCTATATCCGCAGCCTGTCCGTGAGCCAGTGCTGGCACGAGCCCGACGATACCCGAGTCGCCGCGCGCATGGCGCGCGAGGTGCTGGCGGAAGCGCGCGACGATCCCACGAGCCTACGCTTCGCGGCGCAGGTGATCGCCTACAGCGCGAAGGAATACGAAATGGCGCTGGGCACGATCGAAAGATCCCTGCTGCTCAACCCCAATTCGGCGCAGGGCCACACGGGCTGCGGCTGGGTGAACGCACATGCCAGCCGCCCGCTCGTCGCGATCAAGCACTTTCACCGGGCCATGCGGCTGAGCCCGGTCGACCCGGAGAAGGGAATCGCGCTCTCCGGCATCGGGATGAGCTATCTGATGCTCGAGCGCTACAAGGAAGCGCTGGCGTGGGGAGAACGCGCTCTGCACGAGATGCCGAATTATGGCTCCTCGCACCGGGTGGTCATCATGGCGCTGGTCAAACTCAACCGGCTGGAAGAGGCGCAGGCGGCGGCGCAGCGGCTGATGGAGGCGTTCCCGACCTACACGCTCACCCTACAGAGACAGATCAACCCGTGGCTGGACAAGGTTTTCGCCGAGCGTTACGTCGAGGCGCTGGGCATTGCCGGCGTGCCGGAGTGA
- the glmU gene encoding bifunctional UDP-N-acetylglucosamine diphosphorylase/glucosamine-1-phosphate N-acetyltransferase GlmU encodes MSQRSCLSVILAAGEGTRMKSAMPKVLHSIAGLPMVAHVVKAAEAAGATGLALVIGHGAEEMRKAAQKFAPKAETFVQEERLGTAHAVLAAREAISKGYDDILVMFGDTPLIDAAALAAARQKLADGAAIAVIGFRPPNPTGYGRLIEEGGRLVAIREEKDCSAAERTIGFCNAGMMAVAGRHALALLDRVGNRNAKGEYYLTDIVEIASATGLTVVATETGFESALGINNRAELAEAEAIWQARRRREAMLGGVTLIAPETVYFSHDTEIGADTIVEPNVWFGLGVKIAAGATIHAFSHMTGTTIGENCEVGPFARLRPGADLRKKAKVGNFCEVKQATVEEGAKVNHLTYVGDARVGAGANIGAGTITCNYDGYSKFFTDIGEGAFIGSNSSLVAPVTIGSRSYIASGSVITESVPDDALAFGRARQKTLPGKGKELRERFASVAAAKKKAAE; translated from the coding sequence ATGAGCCAGAGATCCTGCCTGTCCGTCATCCTTGCCGCCGGCGAGGGCACGCGCATGAAAAGCGCGATGCCCAAGGTGCTGCATTCCATCGCCGGCCTGCCGATGGTGGCGCATGTCGTCAAGGCCGCGGAGGCGGCGGGCGCAACGGGCCTGGCGCTGGTGATCGGGCATGGCGCCGAGGAGATGCGCAAGGCCGCGCAGAAATTTGCGCCGAAGGCCGAGACCTTCGTGCAGGAGGAGCGGCTGGGGACGGCACATGCAGTGCTTGCCGCGCGAGAAGCGATATCAAAAGGTTACGACGATATCCTCGTCATGTTCGGCGACACGCCGCTGATCGACGCGGCAGCGCTGGCAGCCGCCCGGCAAAAGCTGGCGGACGGCGCGGCGATAGCGGTCATCGGTTTTCGTCCGCCCAATCCGACCGGCTACGGCCGGCTGATCGAAGAAGGCGGCCGGCTCGTCGCCATCCGTGAGGAGAAGGATTGCTCCGCGGCCGAGAGGACGATCGGCTTTTGCAATGCGGGCATGATGGCGGTGGCGGGCAGGCATGCGCTCGCGCTGCTCGATCGGGTCGGCAACCGGAATGCCAAGGGCGAGTACTATCTCACCGACATTGTCGAGATCGCCAGCGCGACGGGCCTGACGGTCGTTGCCACGGAAACCGGTTTCGAGAGCGCGCTCGGCATCAACAACCGGGCCGAGCTTGCCGAGGCGGAAGCCATCTGGCAGGCACGCCGGCGGCGCGAAGCGATGCTCGGCGGTGTGACGCTGATTGCGCCGGAAACCGTCTATTTCTCGCACGACACCGAGATCGGCGCCGATACCATTGTCGAACCGAATGTCTGGTTTGGCCTGGGCGTCAAGATTGCCGCTGGCGCCACCATCCATGCCTTCAGCCATATGACGGGCACTACGATCGGGGAGAACTGCGAGGTCGGGCCGTTCGCGCGGCTGCGGCCGGGTGCGGATCTGAGAAAGAAGGCTAAGGTCGGCAATTTCTGCGAGGTCAAGCAGGCGACTGTCGAGGAGGGCGCCAAGGTGAACCACCTGACCTATGTCGGCGATGCGCGCGTCGGTGCGGGGGCCAATATCGGCGCCGGCACCATCACCTGCAACTATGACGGCTACTCCAAATTCTTCACCGACATTGGCGAGGGCGCCTTTATCGGCTCGAATTCCTCGCTGGTGGCGCCGGTCACGATCGGCAGCCGCAGCTATATCGCCTCCGGGAGCGTGATCACCGAAAGCGTGCCGGACGATGCGCTGGCCTTCGGCCGCGCCCGCCAGAAGACGCTGCCCGGCAAAGGCAAGGAGCTGCGGGAGCGGTTTGCGTCGGTCGCGGCGGCGAAGAAGAAGGCGGCGGAATAG
- a CDS encoding MAPEG family protein: protein MQHDTPHLQPGYCNRSACQRLWNANVYLCGCNCCSAVLHLQTTTDCIPATGRDPIRQTEEVSEMEQYYPVAIVTLLCGLAIFGMALTVARTHSTTGILAPTMTGDPLLERAVRAHLNTIEWLPIFLPAMWLFAVYWSPNWAAGFGLVWLIGRIAYFVGYLAAPLKRFPGFFIQSFAALTLLLGALGRIVYLWLF from the coding sequence ATGCAACATGACACGCCGCACTTGCAACCCGGTTACTGCAATCGCTCGGCTTGTCAACGCCTCTGGAATGCGAACGTTTATCTTTGCGGTTGCAATTGTTGTTCGGCCGTACTCCATCTGCAAACCACGACGGATTGCATTCCGGCGACAGGTCGCGACCCGATCCGACAAACTGAAGAGGTATCCGAGATGGAACAATATTATCCGGTGGCGATTGTCACGCTTTTGTGCGGCTTGGCCATATTCGGCATGGCGCTGACCGTCGCCCGAACGCACTCCACGACCGGGATCCTTGCGCCGACAATGACAGGTGACCCTTTGCTCGAACGCGCCGTTCGCGCGCATTTGAACACAATCGAATGGCTGCCGATTTTCCTGCCGGCCATGTGGTTGTTCGCCGTCTATTGGAGCCCGAACTGGGCCGCCGGTTTCGGCCTTGTCTGGCTGATTGGCCGCATCGCCTATTTTGTCGGATATCTGGCCGCCCCGCTGAAGCGGTTTCCTGGATTCTTCATCCAGTCGTTCGCCGCCTTGACGCTGCTGCTCGGCGCGCTCGGCAGAATAGTCTATCTTTGGCTGTTTTAG